tggccagggctgtaCCACACCAAAAAGCTCTGAAGGACTTCTGAAATCTTCCACTGCGAGCACCGGTCTCAGTTACAggaggaaagagagggaaaCGCCGCAAGCCTGAAGTCTGTTATTAACTCAGGAGATGCTGCAGGGATTCAACTTTGCTCCGGAGCCCGGACAAAGGGCTCCCAGAAGCACAGTCAGTGTTACCAGTCAATCCCCAAACACCACCCCGGGCCCGACCCCCTCTCACCGGAGTTCTTCTGGTTGGTGACGGGCTTGCCCTCGGCGGGCACGGCGTGCTGGAACACCTGCACGGTGTCCTGCACCACCTGGCGCTGCAGGCACACCTCCAGCGGGTCGTTGCATGTCGCCACGTTCTGGGCCAGCAGGAACTGCGGCTCGGCCCGCAGCCGCCGGCTGAAGGCGACGGCCTTCTCCGTGCTCAGCCCTGCcgaggggacacggggacacggTCGCGGCCGGCCCCGCACCACCAACACCCCCCGAGGaaccccctcccctccccggccCATCGCAGGGTCTCCCGGCCCCCCCTCACCCACAGCCCCGGTAAcgcttccccctccctctcccaccaCCCCTGCCCGGGTAACCCCCCCAGACCCACTGCTGAGGGCACGGCCAGTCTCCCACCCCACGGACTGGATCCCCCCCGCCCGTAGCCCCGCTAAGGGCCGGTAATCGTCCTTCCCCACCCCGAGGTAACGGTGAGTCTCCCCCCCCATCATGGACAGGGCTCCCCCGCGCGTAGCCCCGGTAACGGCTGCCCCCCCCCTCCGCCAACACCCCTCACCCCATTAACCGCCCCCGCCATGGCTGAGGTACCGCCGTGCACCCCCTTTACCCCCCCAGCGGTCGCGACCCCTCCCGGACAgacccccccggctccctcCCCCCGCTCACCGCGGGCGTTCATGGCGGCACCGGCGGCGCGCGCTCCCGGCACGGGCCCGAGGCGGAAGCGGCTCTTATAGCGCCGGCACCGGAAGCCGGAAGAGGGGCCTGGGGCCGCGGCCGGGGGGCGAGCGGGGATGGGAGGGGGGACGGAGCGCGGTGAGGGACACGATTGGTGTGGGGGTGCCGCTCCTGCCCCTCATAGCGACCCCCGTTACCGACCCTTCACAGCGACCCCTCACACTGACCCTCACTCTGACCCCTCATAGCGACCCCTCACACAGATCCCTCATAGCGGCCCCTCACAGAGACCCTCACACAGATCCCTCAAATCTACCCCTCACATTGACCCTTCACACCGACCCCCACAGCGGCCCCTCATACCGACCCTTCACAGCGACCCTCACAGTGACCCCTCACACAGCGACCCCTCACACCAACCCTCACAGCCGCCCCTCATACTGACCCTCACAGCAACCCTCACACTGACCCTCACACAGACCCCTCACACTGACCCTCACACTGACCCCTCACACTGACCCCTCACACTGACCCTCACACTGACCCTCACACAGACCCCTCACACTGACCCTCACACAGACCCCTCACACTGACCCTCACACAGACCCCTCACACTGACCCTCACACTGACCCCCACAGCGACCCCTCACACTGACCCTCACAGCCGCCCCTCACACTGACCCCTCACGCCTGCCCgaggagcagcagtgccagggactGTGTGTGGCTTCAGGCAGCCACATTCCCTCAGGGCTGGTGTCACCCTGGGCAAGGGACACCCAACTGGaacatccccatcccactgttCCCAGCTCCACCCCTGCAGTGTCATCCTGAACTCTGCTGAGTTTGGCACAACGGCAGTGTTGGCACCAGGCACTCAGGAGCATGAGGTGGCACCGACATggtcctccctgagccctggggaacgTCAGTCAAGGACACTCTCTGGATCACGCTCCGGATCAGGCTGCGGAGTCTCCCTGATGAGTAACAGCCCTGCTCCTCCAAGAAGAGTGTTGGCGCACTGCAGTCTCAAATTGATTTACAGCACACTGTGTTTATTTGCAGCATTAGTAATGTACCATCCAAGgcatgatgaggcctccacagCTTGCCAGGACCTTGAGAAAAGTGCCTGAGTGGCACATTTGTTGGGAGAAGGGGTGGATGGAGAGGTTTTCCTGCCACTGCGGTGCTGGAGCAACCACACTGGAACTTCACTGTGTGCTATCGAGTGGTTGGGGCTGCCCCGAGCCCTGGAGTCTGGTCTCAGCCACAGAGACAGGACGTGCAGTGGCAGTCTGAAGTGCCAGGCAGCTTTCCCCTCACAACAGGAGCTGAGATGCCCAGAGGATCACCGGGAAGGGGCAGGAAGTTGGGTGAccaccaccccagcaccctgtggAATGGCACTGCAGGACAGAAAGCAGCTGCCAGCTCAGCACCTCACATCATTTGTGTGCATCGGCATCACAATCTGGGGCAATCCAGTGCAGATTCCTCTGTGGACTGATCCACAACCCACATGCCTGACTGCACGTGCATTTTCCTTGTCAGAATAAGCATGGAGGGGAAGAAACGGCATCATCTCAGGCAACCTCCCCTCCACAGCAGTGCTCTAAGTGGCAGGGTAGAATCAACAGGTGAACCAGTTatagtttggaaaaaaacaccatATAAACTTGACCCCGAAAAACTTGTTTCAGTGCTTTATCTCATCATCTCACACAAGGCCGTAGTTCCACCCCtagaaattatgttttctgGGCGTGCACAGGAACCTTGTGTTCTTCACCTGCAGCAAAACgaacagaagaaatgaaaaatcaccTACTGGGAAAAACCTCCTCATAAGTGAGTTGAATTCACCTGGGCTGAGTTCAGCTCCAGAAAGCACCATTAACTTTTATCCCCAGTGCCTCCATACATAGCCAGGGTGCTGGGATGGCAGGAGCCTGGGGCAGGATCTGTGTGTGTCCTGCCATATTCCCAGGGACCACTCTCCACTGGGAGAGAAGGTGTGGGTCATGCTGAGTGCTCTTTTCCAGGTTCTGGCAATTTTAAAGAAGGAAGTTCATTTGGAATAAGCAGTCAAATACTTACAGAGCTGTTTCGCTGTTTGATTTCTTGAagcactgaaaagaaagaaacagtcTTGTTATCTTTCACATTtcctgaccaaagggatattgtTACAAATATCTTGCAAGTATGTGATGCCTTCTTTAAAATATCTAATATTTGATTTATCTACTGGTAATTCTAATGCAGGAGGAAGTATCTAGCAGTTCTCTTACAGTGGAAAGCAACACTATGAAGTAGAatagaaaaggcagaaaaaacccAGATTATTGCaacaaactatttttttccctatgaaaCTAGAGCTTTCCTTACCTTACAGAATTTATCTCTTCGAGCCACAATTCCAAAAAATATCGCGATTGCAACCACCACGACAGCAGTAATAACAGCCTCTTTGGGAAAAACAGGTTTTTTATCTGCCAGGAAAGAGGAGGTTGGATATGTGATAGATTAGTGCAGTCATATAACCCAGAACATTTTACAGGACTGCAGAAAGACCGACTTCTTTTCCCACAGCTGTCACTGttgctctctctgctgtttgCAGGCTGACTGTGTGCGTTAGTCCTCTGGAAAGAAGGGAGCTGAGCTCGGGTTTTAGCTAACTGAAGAAGAATGGAAGCATCAGCTCCAGAAGAAGAGTCTGTCCCCCAGGCACTGTTATGCTCAGGAATAACATGACACAGGTAATATTGCTTTTTATCTTGTGCTGGGAGTATAGAAATGAAAGGGGCCTGGATGGGGGGTGGGAAATAGATGCCTGTGGGTCACCTCACCTGGTGTCACCTGTCTGGGACCTGAGCACCCAGCCCCATTTCTGGAGCACAACTTCTCTTAAGAACCTTAAGCAGCTCTTTGGGCTTGACAGAATACTGTGGCCAGAGTAAGACACTTCAAGTAAGACCTGAGCTGCTTCAAACCACGCTCGAGTGTGCCCTGTCAGCGTGGGAGATGTGACAGGGGGATGAGCCTGCCCTGGGTCACACTTGCCAAACACCTCTGAATAACAGGTAGAGCAGGACAAGCCCTTCCTGGTGCTGTGGTGccaggcacaggagcaggagagCTCCTTCTGTTGCTGTGCCCTCAGAAGTTAACACAGGGAATTTACCACATTCCACTTACACGTCTTAATATAAATGGATTGCTGCCATCATAAAAGAGAATGGAGAATTAATTATAAAGCTTACTGTCTAACAGCAGCCTTGTTACCTTCAATTATCAGGTGGAAATCCTTTGTCCCCTTTCCCAAGGAAGATTCCACCACGCAGGTGTAGGTCCCATTGTCAGACTTCTGTACTTTTGTGATAGAGAGCTGAAGGACCTCACTCGTCCGGCGGAGTACATAACGACCCTCCTGTAGGGTCAAGTTGTTGTTGTCCTTATACCAAGTTGTTTGGGCTTGAGGGTTGGATTTGGAGTTGCAGGTCAGGGTaacatctttctcttcttcaatTTGGAGGGTCTCTTCTCCGCTCAGCTGGGGAGGAACTGTTCACAGCAATGCAGTTCAATGGGCCATTAATAATGCTGctcgtagaatcacagaaatcaccatttaggctggaaaagccctctaagattgagtccaactgttaactcagcactgccaaggtcacccctaaaccatgtccccaggtgtcacATCTACAgatcttttaaatccctccacggatggtgattccaccactgcaCTGGAGAGTTCCATTGATTGATAACCCCTTCAAGTGAAGAAATTtcccctaatatccaatctaaacctcccctggtgcaacttgaggccatttcctcttgtaacttgttacctggaagaagagactgacctcACCTTGCTCCAGTTTCAGGTACTTGTAGAATGGCCACCATTAAACATAAGTTCCCTTCACACATCCCTTGTACT
This is a stretch of genomic DNA from Pseudopipra pipra isolate bDixPip1 chromosome 21, bDixPip1.hap1, whole genome shotgun sequence. It encodes these proteins:
- the TMIGD1 gene encoding transmembrane and immunoglobulin domain-containing protein 1 isoform X1, giving the protein MAQRHSLPIPYGAPVLAISFLACVATGLELSINNHAADFPLSTTRGSSVSLSCLVHNSSQAENLLWYRGDGQVGLKDGNKVNISHICIHPVNESDNGVTFTCRLARDKSVQVSVILDVQFPPQLSGEETLQIEEEKDVTLTCNSKSNPQAQTTWYKDNNNLTLQEGRYVLRRTSEVLQLSITKVQKSDNGTYTCVVESSLGKGTKDFHLIIEDKKPVFPKEAVITAVVVVAIAIFFGIVARRDKFCKCFKKSNSETAL
- the TMIGD1 gene encoding transmembrane and immunoglobulin domain-containing protein 1 isoform X2 produces the protein MAQRHSLPIPYGAPVLAISFLACVATGLELSINNHAADFPLSTTRGSSVSLSCLVHNSSQAENLLWYRGDGQVGLKDGNKVNISHICIHPVNESDNGVTFTCRLARDKSVQVSVILDVQFPPQLSGEETLQIEEEKDVTLTCNSKSNPQAQTTWYKDNNNLTLQEGRYVLRRTSEVLQLSITKVQKSDNGTYTCVVESSLGKGTKDFHLIIEDKKPVFPKEAVITAVVVVAIAIFFGIVARRDKFCKCFKKSNSETAL